The sequence GCCCGATCTGATGCAGTACCCGCCGGAGCGCAGCATCCCGGCGGAGGAATCCTGGCGGATCGGTAGCGGCAGCGAGCGCTTCCAGACCGCCGGTGAAGCGCTGCTCTCGTGGACGGCGCAGCGCGCGGCCGGACTCTCCGTCGAAGACGTGCGTCCGGCGCCCGGCCCCGCCTACGCGGGGGTGAGCTTCGACGCGGAGGGCAACCCGATCGCGCCGAGCAAGCGTGACGTCGAGCCCCGCTACGACGCGGAGGGCATGCCCTTCGTCGGCGCGGGGATGACTCTTCATCTGCGCGGTCGCGTCGGCAGCATGCGTGCGGACGCGGAGCTGCGCGTGATCTCGGTGACCGAGGAGACCCGGCGCATCGGCTTCGTCCTCGGCACCGTCGGCGG is a genomic window of Microbacterium maritypicum containing:
- a CDS encoding DUF1990 family protein, which codes for MRRGTFRDDTVDYAAVGATHAPDLMQYPPERSIPAEESWRIGSGSERFQTAGEALLSWTAQRAAGLSVEDVRPAPGPAYAGVSFDAEGNPIAPSKRDVEPRYDAEGMPFVGAGMTLHLRGRVGSMRADAELRVISVTEETRRIGFVLGTVGGSVVRGEESFDVDWREDNDEVWFTVRAFDAPHALLYRTVPALVKRRRRELFARYLRAISPLYATPL